The Thermodesulfobacteriota bacterium genome segment CCCCATCCTGGTCTGGCTGTTTATTTTCTATTTTTTTATCAGCGATCAAATAATGCCGATCTTGGCTTTGGATGAACGGGTCCTATCAAAAGGAGAAAATATCAGGAATCTGGTGGCATTTCTGTTTGCCTCTCCGACACGCCTTCCGGCATTTCTTTCAGGTCTTTTGGCTCTGGCTATTTATGAGGGGGCCTATATCACCGAAATAATCAGGGCCGGTATCCAATCCATTGAAAAGGGGCAATGGGAAGCATCATCCGCCCTTGGATTTTCCCGGTGGCAACAGATGCGTTACGTTATTTTTCCCCAGGCCTTGCATCGGGTTCTGCCTCCGCTTGCCGGGCAGTTTATCTCCACCATCAAAGATTCCGCCATTGTTTCGGTCATATCTATCCAGGAACTCACTTTTCAAGGTATGGAGCTTATGTCGGCTACTTTTTTAACCTTTGAAGTGTGGATCACCATTATGGTACTGTATCTTCTGCTTTGTCTCACCTGTTCGTTACTGGTGGAGCGTCTTGACATATTCATGAAAAAAGGACAGTTGCAGTTCTAATGATGAGAGCGATTTTTTAGTGAATAAATTCTTTACCATTACGTATAATGATTTATTTTCACCGCCCGCTTCGCTCAAGACGCAGGGCACGCAGAGTTAGAAACTTTTTCCTTTGCCGTTGAGAGGACGGCAAAAGAAAACCAATCAGCGTTTATATCGTTACAACTATATGTTTTTATATAAAATTGTTTTTTCTAATAGGTATGAATTTTTTATTGCTTTCCGCCCTCTCAGCGGAAAGCAATAAAAAAATGGTTCTTTGCGTGCTCTGCGGCTCTGCGGTGAAAAATAATTGGTGAATAAAATATGAGTACAGCTCTGCGAATCATACTGTTGGGATTAATGTCGGCGGCATTATTATTCGGATTCCTCCATCTTTTTGTTCCGGGGGCAACCCAGTATAATTTTGAGAGGCTGCATATTTTTCTTTTCAATCTGTGCAGCGGCGGTACTGTATTGATTTATTTCAGTGAATCGAAACCAATGCTGTCCACCAAAGGTCGTCTCTTTCTCATTCTGGCCGTTGCCTATGCTATTTTTGCCTTTGCAAAACTCTATCTTGCTGCAGTCATCATTGCTTTTTCCCTGGCTGTGATTGTGGATTCAGTCAGGGTCAAAAAATTTTCCCTGTTTCCGATAAATTTTTTTAAACAGGATGCGCCGGTCTCCCAAAAATTCCACCAGGCATCCCTCCTCTGTCTTTCTATGGGACTTGTTATTTCCGCCCTTGTCATCCTCAACAACGAATATTTTAAGATTATTTCCTTTCCAAAGCTAAAACTGGATACCTTTTTTTTGGGATTTTCCTTTCCGATTTCATTGATCACCCTGGCTGTGATGTTTTCCTTTATGAAAGGAGATTTTTCCAAGAGTATCTTGCGCCTGAAAAATGTGGGTTTCTGGATCGTAAACCTGGGTGTGATTATCTTTTTTCTTTTTATTCTGTATGAGAAATTCGTCCCCCAGTTGATGGTCACCACCATCCTTTTTCTTTCCGTTGTACTCATTTACTATCTGTATACCAAATTGGGAGTTCGGGTTCAGCAAAAGAATTTTTTAACGTCCGGAATGTTTTTCCTGTGGTACACGGCGGTTACCGGAATTGTTTATATCATCCTGGCGTCGTCTTCGGCATACACCCCGGAAAATGCAAAACTGCTCATGCGCATGCATTCTTTTGCTGCATTATATGGCTGGAATTTAAGCGGCCTTGCGGTGATATGCAGAAAGGATGACTTTCCTATTCGGCTTCATTCCAAGACCATCATTGTGGTCCACTGGATCACAGTCATCTTTTTTGCCCCTTTGGGTACCTACTACTGGCCTTTTACCGCCTGTACCATCATTTGCTATGTATTTATACTGTACATGATGCTTTTCAGTAAAGCGATGCCAAAAAGTATAATCTAAAGTTCAGCTAAAACTTTAAATATGTTTAACAAACAGATCAGTATGCATCATATTATTAAGGAAACAGTTTTATGTTGGGATTTAAAATTAAAAAAATTGCGCAAGGATCTTCATATTGCCGGAAGTCCGGAAAGATGCGAGTTTCGTATCGTCATTGAAGATCAGGATGACAGGTTGTTTGTCTGCGAAAAAATTTCTCCTGCCGCTTACGAACATAAAGTGCGGATCATAAACACACTTGAATTTCTGGCAAGTCATAATATTGGTTGTATCCAACCCTATATCCGCAATACAAAAAGTGAATATATTACACGCAACGATCATGGCTTGTGGCAACTGACCCGGTTTGTTGACGGTGTCCCGCTTCAAAGGCCGCAATACGTATTCCAGCGCTGGCGGGCTAAAGTTTTAGCCAGTTTTTTAATCGATTTAGCTAAAAAATCTCCCGGGGTCGATCACCTTTTCCCCATACAATCTTTTTCCATAAAAGATTATATCTATGAATTAATGGATACCATCGGCATCCATGAACCTGAACTCAAAAAATCAATCAATCCAACGATCCGTTTTCTGGAAAAACAATTTATGGGCATCCATGACACCTTTCCCCAGGGATTTTGCCATGGCGATTATCATCCTTTAAACGTTATTTGGTCGGACAGCGGGATCAATGCTGTCATCGATTGGGAATTTTGCGGGTATAAACCTGAAATATACGATGTGGCCAATCTGGTTGGCTGCATCGGTATGGAAGACCCCCAAAGCCTTGTCGGAGACCTGATTGCCGAATTGATCCAAAGCCTGAGACAGGCCAAGTTGTTTTCTGATTTAAGCTGGCGGTACCTTGTGGAATTTATGGTGGCTTTGCGCTTTGCCTGGTTGTCGGAATGGCTTCGCAAGTCGGATCAGGAGATGATCGAACTGGAACAGGTTTATATGCGGTTGTTGATCGATAATAAAAAAAAATTGATGCAATTCTGGGGCTTGAAACACTAGTAATCATCTGTGTCACCGAAAACTTTTCTGTTTCGGCAGGCGCTATCGATCCACCGTCCGCCGCTTTCAAGACTGACCAAAGCCCATTTCGCTACAACATGTATGTGCCGACTTATTGCTTGACATACAAGCACTGTTTTTCCATACTCAGGCTGGTCAAAAGCAAGTTCTTACCCTTGCGGTGGTGGGGTGAAAAATGAAACCATTCATTGAAGGCAATGTTTTAGAGGAGTTGTTAACCCTCCTAAAACTGGAAAAGATCGAGGAGAATATTTTTCGCGGCCAAAGTCAGGATTTGGGATTTGGCGGTTTGTTTGGGGGCCAGGTTTTGGGCCAGGCCTTGTCGGCCTCCTATCAAACCGTACCTTCCGATCGGAAGGCCCACAGTCTGTATGCCTATTTTCTCAGAATGGGCAATGCCGCCAAGCCGATTGTTTATGAAGTCGACTGTATCCGCGACGGCCAGAGTTTTACCACCCGCCGGGTGGTGGCCATCCAAAAAGGCCGGGCCATTTTCAATATGTCAGCATCCTTTCAGCTTGATGAATCCGGTTTTGAACATCAGGACGATGCGCCGGAAATGCCCGGACCGGACGGTATTCCCTCGGAAATGGAACTGGCCGGGATGGTTGCGGATAAATTACCGGATGAGATTCGGGAAAAAATATTATGTCCCAAACCGATTGAAATCCGGCCGATCAACCCGATCAACCCCTTTGCCCCGGAAAAACGAGAACCTTTGCGCTACGCCTGGTTTAAAACCATCGATCAACTTCCCGATGATCCGGCAATTCATCAATATTTACTGGCCTATGCCTCTGATTTCGGCCTGGTGGTTACCTCACTTTATCCCCACGGCCACAGTTTCTGGGAACCGGGAATGAAGATTGCCAGCCTCGATCATGCCATGTGGTTTCATCGGGATTTTCGTATGGATGACTGGATGTTGTATGCCATGAAAAGCCCCAGCGCCGGCAAAGCCCGGGGTTTTAGCAGCGGTAAGATATATACCCGCCAGGGAAAATTAGTGGCCTCGGTAAGCCAGGAAGGTCTGATTCGTTACCGCGGCCGGAAAAAATAGACTATTTTGTATAAACAGAGCGGTGGAAAAAAAGATGAGAGAATGGGAGCAATTCCCCGGGATTCCATCTGCAAACCACCGCCCGATAAAAGCGTTCGGCACACGATATCTGCATGGCACAAATTCACACAGACCCGAATAACCCATCCAAACAAATCGTCAACCTCCGGATAAGCGAGTCTGGCTTGGACTTTCAAAGCGTTAAACAGCGGGCCAAGGAGAAAGCCAGAGAATACTGTCCGGATCCGATGCTGCTGTCCTGGTACCATCGAACAAGCGGAGAGTTTTACCCCAAGCTTCAATGCGATTTCGGCGACAAACACGCATGGAGGGTGTTTGCCGAGTCCCGCGGCGCCAATCTGACGGTGGATGTAAATGATGGTGAGTTTATATTTCTTTTTTTAAAGCTTTGATACCATCAACATCGGCAATGGATAGTAAATGATTCGCAGCGTCTCCAAGTTTTATCGTCATTTGCAAAAATATGTTCCGTTAAGGAGGGGTGATAAAATTAACTCCCTGCAAATGTTAAAAGTGATCGGGGACGGTCTTGACACAGCTTGACAATCACAAAAATAAAAGCCAGATTAATCATATGTAACTTAATAATAGAAAAAACAGATTTTGTTACGTTTTACTGCATGATATCGCAAATCATAGGTGTTTAAAAAAACTCTTGATTTGAATATCTCTTTAAATTATTGAGTATAACAGTTCTATTCCAATCTCCTATTGCATAGGTTTATACTTACATTCCTTTTCTGCTTGTAAATCATACTGGTCTGAATTTCCAAGCTCATTTTTGTATTACAAATCGCTGATATTCCATCCGCCACTCAGCACCCTTGCTTCAATTTCATAATCATAAGGAGGTGTTTTATGCCTGCCCATGATGCCAAGCGTAAGCTGCGTGCTATTCTCAGTGCCGATGTAAAAGGCTACAGCCTGCTTATGGCTGATAACGAGCTGGCAACGATTGCCACCCTAAAGTCCTACCGGAAAAAAATGACATTCCTGATCCAGCAGCACCGGGGACGCGTGGTCGATTCTCCGGGTGACAACATACTTGCTGAATTTGCCAGTGCGGTGGATGCAGTCAGTTGTGCGGTAAAAATCCAGGAGGAACTCAAGGAAAGGAATGCTGACCTCCCCGAAGATCGAAAAATGCAATTTCGAATCGGTATCAATATCGGTGACGTCATTCAAGATGAAAATCGTATTTACGGCGACGGGGTGAATGTGGCCGCAAGGATCGAGGGGCTGGCTGAGCCGGGTGGTATTTGCATATCTCGGGGCGTTTGTGATCATGTTAAAAAAAAGCTGAAATTAGGTTTTGAATACCTCGGTGAGCATTCGGTAAAAAACATTGATGAGCCTGTGCGTGTCTATAAGGTACTGATGGAACCTGAACACGCTGGAGCGATGATCGGAGAGGAGAGGCCGAGACCAAAACAATTGCGCTTTGCGTCCGTAGTCTCAGCGGTTGTGCTAATTGCTGTGGCTTTCGCTGTTTGGCACTTCAATTTTCGATTGCCACCGATTGAGCCTGCTTCTGTAGAAAAGATGGCGTTTCCATTACCTTATAAACCATCCATTGCCGTGCTGGCCTTTGAAAACATGAGTGAAGATCCCCAACAGGAGTATTTAAGTGATGGAATTTCTGAAGAGATCATCACCACGCTTTCCAAGACGGATCAACTTTTTGTGATCGCCCGAAACTCAACCTTTACTTACAAGGGCAAGCCGGTCAATGTTAAGCAAGTCGCAGAGGAACTGGGCGTGCGCTATGTACTCGAAGGCAGTGTGCGAAAATCTGAAGATCGGGTGAGGATTACCGCACAGTTGATCGATGCCATTTCGGGTCATCACCTGTGGGCAGAACGTTACGACCGTGATCTGAAAGATATCTTTGCAGTGCAAGATGAGATTACCATGAAGATAGTGACCGCCCTGCAAATAAAACTTACAGAGGGCGAGCAAATCCGTATTTGGAGCAAGAAATATAAAAACCTGGATATTCTTTTAAAAGCTATGGAGGTATTATCTCTTTGGCGAAGAGGCACAAAAGAAAGTCTTATAAGGTATGGCCAGATAGGACAGGAAATCGTTGATATGGCACCTGAATCTCCGGTGGGTTATAGAGTCTTAAGTTGGTATAATTGGGGATTATTTGCTCATGGCATTTCACCTCGAGAGTCTATTGCAAAGTCATTTAAACTTGTGCAAAAGGCCCTTGCTTTAGATGAATCTGATGCCCACTCCCATGGCTTATTGAGCAGTGTCTATTTGATGATGAGGCAACATGAAAAGTCGATTGCCGAAGGGAAGAAATCTGTAAAACTTGAGCCAAATGGGGCGATGATGCATGGGCTTTTGGGTATGACGCTAAGCTTTGCCGGCAGGCCGGATGAAGCCATTGGGTATCTTAACAAAGGGATTCGTCTCGATCCTTTTCCTGAATATTGGTACTTTTTACATTTAAGCCGCTGCTATATCCTGAAAGGACAGTATGAGGATGCACTAATCGCAACTAAGAAAGCGATTCATCGAGCTCCCAACCACATATATAACCATATGCTCTTGGCTGTTACTTATGCTTTATTAGATCGGCAAGAGGAGGCGGGTGCTGCAGTTAAAAAAGCATTAGAGATAGATCACAGTTTTTCTGTGGAGCGTGTTTCAAAAACAGCGCCGTTTAAAAATAAAGCCGACCTTAAACTCATTATCGACGCCATGCGCAAGGCTGGATTTCCTGAGTGAGCTTGGCTAATCTGAAATTTCATATATTTATCATAAAAAGCAACTGTCTTGGACTCTTGTTTTGTACAGATAGCTCCAACCTGTCACGAGATTTCCGAAACTTGTGGCCTCTGCTAGGCTTAGGAATGGCGGGCTTTCTCAAATTTTGAGAGATAAATGCTTTTATAGCGGCTGTCAAAAAAATGTTCCGTTATCTAAACGGTTTTTCTACAGCCACATATATCGAAAGTCTATATTTCGGAATATATTTATGAAAAGCAGTATAAAACGGTAAAATATAAATTCCGGCATAAAAATTGTATGTAGTATTTGATGTTCACCTGACAATAAATTTTAAACCGAACATCCCCACACCCGTTCCTGACCCTTCAAAAGGAGAATAACTATGGCTATAAATCCGGTAATATTTGTACATGGCATACAGGGCTCATGGCTCAAAGATGAATTTCCTGTTGATTATAATGACGCAGTACTCTGGACCGGGATAGTTAAGAAAAAATTTGATGCCCTGCACCTTCATCCATTGGATGATACCGTTGATGCACAGGTAAAACGATTGGTGATGCCCCATCAGGCGATACCGCTTATATATGAAAGTATGGTCGATGAAATCCGTGACGAGATGGATGAACAGCCGTATGCTTATGTTTTTACCTACGATTGGAGAAAGGATAATCGCCTTGCTGCTGGTGCGCTATCTGAATTCATCGAACGGGTCCTGCATATCACAGGGGTTCACGAAAAAGCAGCCAAGCGAACCCCGCCTCGACAGGTGGTCCTGATCGGCCACAGCATGGGGGGACTGGTAATCAAGTGGTGTGCGACCAAAATGATTTCACCACGAAAGATTGCCAAAATCATCACCCTGGCAACGCCGTTTAGAGGGAGCCTTAAGGCTGTTGAAGCCCTGCTTCCCGGGGCACGCAATCTGTTCGGAATCGAACAAAAAAAATCCATGCGCCATGCAGCACGCACCATGATCGGGTTATATCAGCTATTGCCGAACTGGCCGAAAGCCGTCGTTAACCGCTCAACCGGCGAACCATTGGATATATTTAATGTCTCATCCTGGCAAAAGAGTCTGGTACAAGAACTTGAAAAAAAATACTCCCCGGATTTCTTTTCCAGAAAACTGGCCGATGCGCAGGCCTTTTCTCGCGTGATGGTGGCGCCCTGGCCGAAAGAATGGGTGAAAAAGGTTTATTATGCCTATGGTGTGGGTAGTGAAACCTGGAAGCAGGTAAAAGTCGATACCGGACATGATAACTTCTTTATGTTTAACAAAGTAATACAGGACGATCAGGGTGACGGCACGGTGCACAGCCTTTCCAGCATTCGGGAAGAGATACCAAAAGGTCCCCGAACACACATTGATCAAAAACAAAAAATCAAGGATATGCTTGCCGGGCAACATGCCAATATGCCGAATCATTCTGCTTTACAGGACTGGGCACTGGGTGTTCTTCGCGTTAATCCCCATGCGAAAAAGACATTTGAATCTCCATATTAATGTCCTGAAACGATCGGCACAGCCCCTTTCAAATCAGATGTTTGATCCCGGCGGATGATTGGATATCAATTATTGCTTAATAATCAGAAAAAAGAAGGTCAGCGAACACCTATCTCTCTGGAAAAATTTCAAATCAACAAACTGACTCAGGAACTATACCAAATTATCAACCTGTGAAATTAAATGGCACTCAGGACTCGAACAATGCGGAACTATGGGTTACAACATTGTCTATCTCAAGATACCATAGGCGACGTGGATGTAAAATTTGGATTAAACTTATATTTAATATGATATTAAGATGTTATATTTATTCTTTTTACTTTACATAAGCTCTATAGAGTATCTTGGAACCCCCTCAAAATAGAAACTTATAATTTGATGGGCCGCAACCCTAAATAGTCGTGCCATAATTGGCTTGCCTATCATTACTGGTCAAATAAGTCATAAATGGACTTGACCCCTTTTGCTTATGACGGCCACACTTTGAAGCAAGCATTGAGACAAGTAAAACGAGTAGTTTTAGAGCCTGAACACGTGTTTGTGGACATGGGTTATCGTGGTCATAACTACAAAGGAGACACACAAGTCCATGTTGACAAACGCCGAAGAGGAAGAACCGCCAAAAGCTTATGGCGGTGGATGAAGCGTCGTGCAGCCATAGAACCCGGGATCGGTCACTTGAAGCGAGAACATCGAATGGATCGCAATCGTCTCAAGGGAATTGAGGGAGACCGGATCAATGCGATTATGAGTGCAGCTGGTATGAATTTTTTAAAGCTGCTCAAGTGGGCAGCTGACTTTTTACGCCAAATTTTACTTTGGCTTCTATTTTGTCAAAGAGCAAGTATTTGCCAAATCTCTGGCAAATTATGAGTTTTTCAGGATCGACTCCTCTAATATCATAACTTGAACAACAGGATCACTCGTTTTAACATAGTTTTCACTACCATATTGAATTATTTAGCAATTCTTGATATTTCGTCGCAATTTCTAAAAATCTACCGTATGACCCAGAAAAAAGGCTTGCTTTTATAGGTAGCCAATCATTTTTAAACCTTTCAGCTTCTTGAAGGATCTCTACGTAAGTATTTCCAGCTCTGCTTCTATTCCGATATTTCCATCCGAATCTACCTATCGGAGCCCATACGCTACCTTCTGGTTTGTATGTTAAATCAGCATACACGAGCGCCAAGAAAACCTCAAATCGATCAAAATACCGCTCATAGTCATTACCCAAAAACAATAAATCATCTAAGTCTGGCTGAAGTAATTTGAATAAGTATTCACTGCGAGGGACATAATGCTTTTTATGACCAGGCAGCCGTTTAAATGCGTCATGCAATTCAGCGGCGGCATCACCAATCGGAATTGATATAGGTATAACCTCATAAATATTTTTAGGAGATCTGACTTTCACGGTGAGAATATTTGAAAGTGCATTATAGTTATCATTTGCTATTGATGCTATACCAGCAGAATACAAAAGCAAAAAAAGTGGGTACCAGCGCAGTCTTAAATAAACAATAAGACCACTTTCTGGTCCAAGGTTATCTGAAATCCTTGCCAAGATCTTATTCAATAATTGATAATGTTCACTACCTCCCCAAAAAGCAACACATATTATTATTGATTGAATTTCCTTCATTACTTCTTCATAAACTTTCAATCGTCTCGAAAATTCGTCATCATTAAAACCTTCACCTTGTATTGAAAACTTTTCATCAGCTAATAGGGATATAACTTCGCGAAGTTTTTGACTCACAAGATCGTGTAAACGGATTTTATATTTTGCATCTGAAAGGTATTGCTTTGTAATATCAATAAGATCTATGTTTCCTGATTGGCTGGTTTCAGGTAAAGAAGAGGGGACTGAAATCAATATATCTTTATCAATTTCATTTTCATTAGTTAGATCCGATAGAATAGGGGCAGTAAAAATAAAATCACCATCTCCATCAAAAAATCCATAGTGTGGTGTCTGCTGTGAATAAGGGTCTTTTGCAACCCTTTCATATACGTACGACATTACACCATTAGCTGTAATAGAGCCATCATCAGAAGCGGCCTTTCCCTCAAGGCCTTCTATTAAATGCCCTGTAAAAACTGAATGATTAGGAATAGGGCCACCAGAATCAGAGACAACTTCATTGGCCTTCCCAGCTGTTAAGACTTGCCTAGCATATCTTTTCAACATATCTTTCAAAAATCTCATACTTCCTGGAGCTAATGTTCTTGTAATAGCTAACCCACCATAACAAGCATCCATTATAAAAAGTATGTGTTTTGCCGGAATTAACTCGGCGTTTCTCGTTAAATCATCCCATCGGATTAATGATGACAGATCACTAATATTGCCGTCATTTGGTACTAAAAAACCTACTTCACCTCGCTTACCAGTATGCGTATATCCATGCCCAGCAAAAAATATCAAAATTCTATCATTACTTTCGATGTCCTTATTAACAAAAGTCATATAATGGGCCATAATTTCAGATCGAGAGGCTTTTTTATCTGTAAGGATTTTCAAATTTGATTCATCGAAACCAAATTTCTTTTTTAAAATCTCGGCGACAGCTTTAGCATCGTTGATCGCATATTCTAAAGGTGGAGCAAATATATATTGATTGATACCAATTATCAAAGCTCTACTATTTGAATATAGCGTTGTGTAAATTGGATCTTCCATTAAATGTCCTTCAATTTCATATTTTTATACCGAACGAATAGCTGTGCGGGGAGGAGACCGAGTCCGACACCAGCTGTATGTTATACATTTTAGTCTAGAAAAATACTTCCAGCCCCAAGTGATAGCTTTCTTAATTCTTCTTGCCGTTTTTTCTGAGGCATGCTGAAAGCCTCAACATCGTTTCTGACAAGAATATTTTGGAAAATATCTGTATTCATCTCTTTTGAGAATAAACAGTTTTCCAATAGTTTTCTGTTTTTTAAGCTGATATCTGCCCCGTGGACTATTTTGCTTCTATATCCATATAACTCTTTGACTTTTTTGAACAACTCGTCTCTCTCTTCAG includes the following:
- a CDS encoding phosphotransferase, with translation MHHIIKETVLCWDLKLKKLRKDLHIAGSPERCEFRIVIEDQDDRLFVCEKISPAAYEHKVRIINTLEFLASHNIGCIQPYIRNTKSEYITRNDHGLWQLTRFVDGVPLQRPQYVFQRWRAKVLASFLIDLAKKSPGVDHLFPIQSFSIKDYIYELMDTIGIHEPELKKSINPTIRFLEKQFMGIHDTFPQGFCHGDYHPLNVIWSDSGINAVIDWEFCGYKPEIYDVANLVGCIGMEDPQSLVGDLIAELIQSLRQAKLFSDLSWRYLVEFMVALRFAWLSEWLRKSDQEMIELEQVYMRLLIDNKKKLMQFWGLKH
- a CDS encoding AF1514 family protein; translated protein: MAQIHTDPNNPSKQIVNLRISESGLDFQSVKQRAKEKAREYCPDPMLLSWYHRTSGEFYPKLQCDFGDKHAWRVFAESRGANLTVDVNDGEFIFLFLKL
- the tesB gene encoding acyl-CoA thioesterase II, whose protein sequence is MKPFIEGNVLEELLTLLKLEKIEENIFRGQSQDLGFGGLFGGQVLGQALSASYQTVPSDRKAHSLYAYFLRMGNAAKPIVYEVDCIRDGQSFTTRRVVAIQKGRAIFNMSASFQLDESGFEHQDDAPEMPGPDGIPSEMELAGMVADKLPDEIREKILCPKPIEIRPINPINPFAPEKREPLRYAWFKTIDQLPDDPAIHQYLLAYASDFGLVVTSLYPHGHSFWEPGMKIASLDHAMWFHRDFRMDDWMLYAMKSPSAGKARGFSSGKIYTRQGKLVASVSQEGLIRYRGRKK
- a CDS encoding adenylate/guanylate cyclase domain-containing protein, producing the protein MPAHDAKRKLRAILSADVKGYSLLMADNELATIATLKSYRKKMTFLIQQHRGRVVDSPGDNILAEFASAVDAVSCAVKIQEELKERNADLPEDRKMQFRIGINIGDVIQDENRIYGDGVNVAARIEGLAEPGGICISRGVCDHVKKKLKLGFEYLGEHSVKNIDEPVRVYKVLMEPEHAGAMIGEERPRPKQLRFASVVSAVVLIAVAFAVWHFNFRLPPIEPASVEKMAFPLPYKPSIAVLAFENMSEDPQQEYLSDGISEEIITTLSKTDQLFVIARNSTFTYKGKPVNVKQVAEELGVRYVLEGSVRKSEDRVRITAQLIDAISGHHLWAERYDRDLKDIFAVQDEITMKIVTALQIKLTEGEQIRIWSKKYKNLDILLKAMEVLSLWRRGTKESLIRYGQIGQEIVDMAPESPVGYRVLSWYNWGLFAHGISPRESIAKSFKLVQKALALDESDAHSHGLLSSVYLMMRQHEKSIAEGKKSVKLEPNGAMMHGLLGMTLSFAGRPDEAIGYLNKGIRLDPFPEYWYFLHLSRCYILKGQYEDALIATKKAIHRAPNHIYNHMLLAVTYALLDRQEEAGAAVKKALEIDHSFSVERVSKTAPFKNKADLKLIIDAMRKAGFPE
- a CDS encoding amino acid ABC transporter permease codes for the protein MPGKRKNRITALDILVSLALTSIFVWIVYRVNVEVHYKWNWGVIPQYLIRFDAEKSGWVWGLIMQGVFTTLRLSIWATILAMVFGTIMGLFRVSHGLFNRLVSWSYVELIRNIPILVWLFIFYFFISDQIMPILALDERVLSKGENIRNLVAFLFASPTRLPAFLSGLLALAIYEGAYITEIIRAGIQSIEKGQWEASSALGFSRWQQMRYVIFPQALHRVLPPLAGQFISTIKDSAIVSVISIQELTFQGMELMSATFLTFEVWITIMVLYLLLCLTCSLLVERLDIFMKKGQLQF
- a CDS encoding caspase family protein produces the protein MEDPIYTTLYSNSRALIIGINQYIFAPPLEYAINDAKAVAEILKKKFGFDESNLKILTDKKASRSEIMAHYMTFVNKDIESNDRILIFFAGHGYTHTGKRGEVGFLVPNDGNISDLSSLIRWDDLTRNAELIPAKHILFIMDACYGGLAITRTLAPGSMRFLKDMLKRYARQVLTAGKANEVVSDSGGPIPNHSVFTGHLIEGLEGKAASDDGSITANGVMSYVYERVAKDPYSQQTPHYGFFDGDGDFIFTAPILSDLTNENEIDKDILISVPSSLPETSQSGNIDLIDITKQYLSDAKYKIRLHDLVSQKLREVISLLADEKFSIQGEGFNDDEFSRRLKVYEEVMKEIQSIIICVAFWGGSEHYQLLNKILARISDNLGPESGLIVYLRLRWYPLFLLLYSAGIASIANDNYNALSNILTVKVRSPKNIYEVIPISIPIGDAAAELHDAFKRLPGHKKHYVPRSEYLFKLLQPDLDDLLFLGNDYERYFDRFEVFLALVYADLTYKPEGSVWAPIGRFGWKYRNRSRAGNTYVEILQEAERFKNDWLPIKASLFSGSYGRFLEIATKYQELLNNSIW